From Herpetosiphon gulosus, the proteins below share one genomic window:
- a CDS encoding WXG100 family type VII secretion target — MAADVVQSDYEQLEQVATRFQKLYDQQTQMEAMLRQTYQQLRTDWKGDAAVAFFNEMDDNIFPALKRLQTTLTTASALTSQISQTFRQAEEEAAKGIKFDDGGVAAGGGAGAGASFSAEGGAFDAGGGSGGGLDPAISARWATLTPAEQAAVLQSISNEICDKYGIEHVPVTVSDLADPPGLDLFGYRNDQGVFIDLDNMGDPDRVLNTVAHEVRHEVQRQMANLANPSNFDKFLRSIGIQDEPKWPMNDVTEAMANEWHENFNNYITPESDFAGYESQPLETDARNYGETYRDNLTLSDFERHIPTPKPEPVPVPTPGPTPTPPTTTPTPTPVGKTK; from the coding sequence ATGGCAGCAGACGTAGTACAAAGCGATTACGAACAGCTCGAACAGGTGGCGACGCGATTTCAAAAGCTATACGATCAACAAACCCAGATGGAAGCCATGTTGCGCCAAACTTACCAGCAATTGCGTACCGATTGGAAGGGCGATGCCGCCGTGGCATTTTTTAACGAAATGGATGACAACATTTTCCCCGCCCTCAAGCGTTTACAAACCACGTTGACCACTGCCAGCGCCCTGACCAGCCAAATTTCCCAAACCTTTCGCCAAGCCGAGGAAGAAGCCGCCAAGGGGATTAAATTTGATGATGGTGGAGTGGCAGCTGGTGGCGGGGCTGGCGCTGGCGCTAGTTTTTCGGCTGAAGGTGGGGCATTTGATGCTGGCGGCGGTAGTGGCGGTGGGCTTGATCCAGCGATTAGTGCGCGTTGGGCAACCCTTACCCCCGCAGAACAAGCGGCGGTGCTCCAAAGCATCTCCAACGAGATCTGCGATAAATATGGGATTGAACATGTGCCAGTTACGGTTTCCGATTTAGCCGATCCACCAGGCCTAGATTTGTTCGGCTATCGCAACGATCAAGGGGTGTTTATCGACCTTGATAACATGGGCGATCCTGATCGAGTTTTGAATACCGTGGCCCATGAAGTTCGCCATGAGGTTCAACGCCAAATGGCCAATTTAGCCAACCCCAGCAACTTCGATAAATTCTTACGTTCGATCGGCATCCAAGATGAACCCAAATGGCCGATGAATGATGTAACTGAGGCGATGGCCAACGAATGGCACGAAAACTTCAATAACTACATTACCCCAGAAAGCGATTTTGCGGGCTATGAAAGCCAACCATTGGAAACCGATGCCCGTAATTATGGCGAAACCTATCGCGATAATTTAACCTTGAGTGATTTTGAGCGTCATATTCCAACACCAAAGCCTGAGCCAGTGCCAGTGCCTACGCCAGGCCCAACGCCAACGCCACCGACTACCACCCCAACGCCAACACCAGTCGGCAAAACAAAATAA